The following proteins are encoded in a genomic region of Ostrea edulis chromosome 7, xbOstEdul1.1, whole genome shotgun sequence:
- the LOC130048097 gene encoding uncharacterized protein LOC130048097, whose product MHPRRSAQEVLLCDLCETVPLQSHCELCNINLCVNCAVKHLSDSSKRHNVVPFLQRKVTPNYPKCPKHSEKHCELHCEECNIPVCSTCVSSGKHKGHDMSDILEKLSAKTESLQKDLKELETRIYPRYEEMASDVQTEKAELETKYGKLTTIADQQGEILHREITAIVNRRKSAIAEMKTKHLDALNKNTEEITQKMAELKQIMSDLKSILKLNDVSLTSTYKSRNSQFRTLPPKVRVKLPSFSPQKINKDQLNEMFGSLPPLSINTEHGDTMKSAEAVSSPPVKPLLDEPCVTAIIDTGYRELYSVSCLSEDQVWTRGYNKTMNLLNLQSKLLTSIQTKSGYSPGDIAVTRDGDLVYTDYNNNTVNLIKNKQIQTVITLQGWRPGYVCCTAGNDLLVTMISDDRKQSKVVRYSGSTEKQSIQFDDQGRPLYSSGPYSDIKYLSENKNLDICVADYSAVVVVNQSGKLRFRYTGHSSNTKQSFKPYGLTTDSQSHILTADPDNHRIHILDQDGQFLRYIHCDLKFPFGLCVDIRDNLFVAEWYTAKVKKIQYL is encoded by the coding sequence ATgcatccccggcgcagtgctcaggaagtcctactgtgtgacctctgtgaaacagtccccctacagagtcattgtgaactttgtaatataaatctctgtgtTAACTGTGCAGTAAAGCACCTCTCAGACTCGTCTAAAAGACACAATGTCGTGCCGTTTTTACAGAGAAAGGTTACCCCTAACtacccaaaatgtccgaaacacTCCGAAAAACACTGCGAACTTCACTGCGAGGAATGTAacattcctgtctgttctacctgcgtctcctcaggtaaacacaaaggtcacgatatgtcagatattttggaaaaactcagcgctaaaacagaaagtttacaaaaagatctAAAAGAACTCGAGACCAGAATTTACCcgcgatatgaagaaatggccTCCGATGTGCAAACTGAAAAAGCCGAGTTAGAAACGAAATACGGGAAACTGACCACAATTGCTGACCAACAAGGAGAAATCTTACACCGGGAGattaccgccattgtcaaccgacGGAAATCCGCCATTGCggagatgaaaactaaacatctggacgcactaaataaaaatacagaagaaatcacacagaaaatggcggaactcaaacagatcatgtccgacttgaaatcaatcctaaaattaaatgacgtctccttaacctctacttacaaatctaggaattcccaatttagaacattaccgcctaaagtccgagttAAATTACCGAGTTTctctcctcagaaaataaacaaagatcagctcaatgaaatgtttggttctctgccgccattatccattaacacagaacatggcgacacaatgaagtcagcagaagctgtatcgtctcctccagtcaaaccactgcttgatgagccgtGCGTCACCGCCatcatagacactgggtatagagaactatacagtgttagctgtctgagtgaagatcaagtctggacacgcGGGTATAACAAAACCATGAATctgctcaacctccagagtaaactactgacatcaatacaaaccaagtcagggtACTCACCGggggacatagcagtgacacgggacggagatcttgtttatactgactataATAATAACACCGTtaacttaattaagaataaacagatacagaccgtgatcacactacaggggtggagacctggctatgtctgctgtaccgcgggtaacgatctcctggttaccatgatcagtgatgatagaaaacaatccaaagtcgtgcgttactccggctccacagagaaacaaagcattcagtttgatgatcagggtcgtcctctctactcaTCTGGTCCTTATAGTGACATtaaatacctcagtgagaacaagaacctggatatctgtgtggctgactatagtgcagtagtggtggtcaatcagtcaggaaaactccgatttagatacactggtcattcCTCTAATACCAAGCAATCATTTAAACCATACGGcctcactacagacagccagagtcacatcctgacagcagaccctgacaatcaccgtatccacatcctagatcaggacggacagttcctccgttacattcactgtgatttaaAGTTTCCAttcggtttatgtgtggacatcagagacaacctctttgtggctgagtggtacactgctaaagtgaagaaaatccaatatctataa